CAGCGCCTCGCGCACGATCTGCCGTTCGTCGAAGGGCAGCTTCTCCCTTCCCACCACCTGATACGTCTCGTGCCCCTTGCCGGCCAACAGGATCACGTCCTCGGCACGGGCCAGCTCCAGCGCCTGCCGGATGGCCCGCCGGCGGTCCGCCTGCCGCACCCAGTTGGCACCGTGCATCCCCTGCACCACCTCGTCGATGATGGCTTCGGGCGGCTCGGTGCGCGGATTGTCCGAGGTGACAATGGCCAGGTCGGCGCAGCGCTCGGCAATGGCCCCCATGAGCGGCCGCTTGCCGCGGTCGCGGTCGCCGCCGGCGCCGAAAACCACGATCAGCCGCCCCGCTGTGAGCGGCCGCAGCGCCGCCAGCACGCGCTCGAGGGCATCCGGCGTGTGCGCGTAGTCCGTGAGCACAGGACAGGGCGAGTCCGCGATCCGCTCCAGCCGCCCCGGCACCTGGGGCACCAAGCGCAGCCGCTCGGCGGCCTCCTCCGGCGTGAAGCCGAGGGCCATGCAGGCCGCGGCCGCGCCCAGCGCGTTCTGCACGTTGAACGCGCCCAGCAGCGGCAGCTCGACCGCCGCATCTCCCGCCGGCGTCCGCAGCCGGAAGCGCGCGCCCCACGCGCCCAGGGTCACCGCCGTGGCCCGGATGTCCGCCGCGCCCGAGGCGAGCCCGAAACTCACGCTGCGCGGCACCCGCTCCGCCACTCCCGCCCACGCCGGGTCGTCCGCGTTCACCACCGCGACGCCGTCCGGCCGCAGCAGCTCGAGCAGCCGCCGCTTCGCGCTCCGGTAAGCCTCCTCGCTGCCGTGGTAGTCCAGGTGGTCCCTCGTCAGGTTGGTGAACACCGCGGCATCGAAACGCAGGGCGTGCATCCGCCCCTGGTCCAGCGCGTGGGACGAAGCCTCCATGGCCACCGCCCCCACTCCCCGATCCGCCAGATCCCGCAGCGTTCGCATCAGGTCCACTGGCCCGGGCGTGGTCAGCGCCTCGCTCCCCGGCAGCGGCCGCCCGTTCGGCTGCACCAGACCCAGCGTGCCCAGTGAGGCAGCCTCGAAACGCGAGGCCAGCAGATGCCGCAGCAGCCATACCGTCGTGCTCTTGCCGTTCGTGCCCGTCACCGCGACCAGCAGCAGCTTCGCGCCAGGGTCCGCGA
The genomic region above belongs to Gemmatimonadota bacterium and contains:
- a CDS encoding UDP-N-acetylmuramoyl-L-alanyl-D-glutamate--2,6-diaminopimelate ligase, translating into ADPGAKLLLVAVTGTNGKSTTVWLLRHLLASRFEAASLGTLGLVQPNGRPLPGSEALTTPGPVDLMRTLRDLADRGVGAVAMEASSHALDQGRMHALRFDAAVFTNLTRDHLDYHGSEEAYRSAKRRLLELLRPDGVAVVNADDPAWAGVAERVPRSVSFGLASGAADIRATAVTLGAWGARFRLRTPAGDAAVELPLLGAFNVQNALGAAAACMALGFTPEEAAERLRLVPQVPGRLERIADSPCPVLTDYAHTPDALERVLAALRPLTAGRLIVVFGAGGDRDRGKRPLMGAIAERCADLAIVTSDNPRTEPPEAIIDEVVQGMHGANWVRQADRRRAIRQALELARAEDVILLAGKGHETYQVVGREKLPFDERQIVREALAARSGGVTA